The Vibrio sp. SNU_ST1 genome has a segment encoding these proteins:
- the mlaE gene encoding lipid asymmetry maintenance ABC transporter permease subunit MlaE, translated as MIAKTIAGVGRRALAICESFGRASLMLFGALFGIPKLKNFPLLVKQFYSVGVQSLAIILVSGLFIGMVLSLQGYVVLIDYGAEGNLGQMVALSLLRELGPVVTALLFAGRAGSALTAEIGLMKATEQISSLEMMAVDPLKRIIAPRLWAGLISMPLLAMIFMAVGIWGAQLVGVDWKGIDHGSFWSAMQSSVELGRDIGNSMIKCMVFAITVTWIALFNGYDAVPTSEGISQATTRTVVHSSLAVLGLDFVLTALMFGN; from the coding sequence ATGATAGCTAAAACTATTGCGGGTGTCGGTAGGCGCGCACTTGCGATCTGTGAGTCATTTGGTCGAGCAAGCCTAATGCTATTTGGAGCTTTGTTTGGCATCCCGAAACTAAAAAACTTCCCTCTATTAGTTAAACAATTTTATAGCGTTGGCGTTCAGTCATTGGCTATCATTTTAGTTTCAGGCTTGTTTATTGGCATGGTACTCAGTCTGCAGGGCTATGTCGTATTAATCGACTATGGCGCAGAGGGTAACCTTGGGCAAATGGTCGCGCTCTCGTTGTTACGGGAATTGGGCCCTGTGGTGACAGCACTTCTGTTTGCTGGCCGTGCGGGTTCAGCATTAACGGCTGAGATCGGCTTAATGAAAGCAACGGAACAGATCTCTAGCCTTGAGATGATGGCGGTTGATCCTCTTAAACGCATTATTGCGCCACGTCTCTGGGCCGGCCTTATTTCAATGCCACTGCTCGCTATGATCTTTATGGCGGTCGGGATTTGGGGGGCTCAGTTAGTCGGTGTGGATTGGAAAGGTATTGACCACGGCAGTTTCTGGTCTGCGATGCAGTCTTCCGTTGAGCTTGGCCGTGATATTGGTAACAGCATGATCAAATGTATGGTCTTCGCTATCACCGTAACTTGGATCGCACTTTTTAATGGTTATGATGCAGTACCGACATCCGAAGGTATTAGTCAGGCAACCACACGCACAGTAGTACACTCTTCTCTAGCGGTATTAGGGCTAGATTTTGTTCTTACCGCATTGATGTTTGGGAATTAA
- the mlaF gene encoding phospholipid ABC transporter ATP-binding protein MlaF — protein MLNTELVKVKNLSFSRGERIIFDDISLEVPQGKITAIMGPSGIGKTTLLRLIGGQLPPDEGEIWFDGDNIPALPRRKLYQARKKMSMLFQSGALFTDLNVFDNVAFPLREHTELNEKFIRTIVLLKLEAVGLRGAAQLMPSELSGGMARRAALARAIALDPELIMYDEPFVGQDPITMGVLVELIRNLNQALGLTSIVVSHDVPEVMSIADWVYLMADGKIIAAGSPDELYNNSDPRVQQFLQGESDGPVPFRFPANSLEKDLFEYDS, from the coding sequence ATGTTGAACACTGAGCTTGTGAAAGTTAAGAATCTCAGCTTCTCACGCGGTGAACGAATTATCTTTGATGACATCAGTTTAGAAGTTCCTCAAGGAAAAATAACCGCGATCATGGGGCCGTCAGGGATCGGCAAAACAACCTTATTACGTCTGATTGGTGGACAATTACCACCAGATGAAGGTGAAATTTGGTTTGATGGCGACAACATCCCTGCATTGCCACGTCGAAAGCTATATCAAGCACGCAAGAAAATGAGCATGCTTTTCCAATCGGGGGCACTTTTCACGGATCTGAATGTCTTTGATAATGTGGCGTTTCCTTTGCGAGAGCACACTGAACTTAACGAAAAATTCATTCGTACCATTGTATTGCTTAAGCTTGAGGCGGTAGGGTTGCGAGGCGCGGCGCAATTAATGCCGAGTGAGTTGTCTGGTGGTATGGCGAGACGAGCGGCGTTGGCCCGTGCGATCGCATTGGACCCAGAACTTATTATGTATGATGAGCCTTTTGTTGGCCAAGACCCAATCACCATGGGTGTTTTGGTTGAGTTGATTCGTAACCTCAATCAAGCCTTGGGTTTAACCTCTATTGTCGTTTCTCATGATGTCCCGGAGGTGATGAGCATTGCTGATTGGGTTTATTTGATGGCTGATGGGAAAATTATTGCTGCAGGTTCTCCTGATGAGTTGTACAACAACAGCGACCCAAGAGTGCAGCAATTTTTGCAAGGTGAATCGGATGGCCCTGTGCCATTTAGGTTTCCTGCAAATAGCTTAGAAAAGGATTTGTTTGAATATGATAGCTAA
- a CDS encoding calcium/sodium antiporter: protein MLEAIAFLIIGLGFLVWSADKLVYGAAALARNFGISPLVIGMTILAMGSSAPEMMVSATAALDGKTDTAVGNVLGSNIANIALILGITALIKPLSISSGVIRRELPLMIGVTLLAGALLWDNHLGFYEGVLLFVLFAAFLFAMLQISRSEKKNGDAFLDEQESEVPEGVSNPKAAMWVVVGLIILPLAANMLVDNAVVIAKFFGMSDLVIGLTIIAVGTSLPELAASLAGVMKGEDDMAVGNIIGSNVFNILAVMGIPGILNPSILSEFAMGRDFWVMLGVSLLLVIMALGKSRSVNRIEGGVLIVTFVAYQSYLLMNMSA from the coding sequence ATGCTTGAAGCGATTGCGTTTCTTATTATCGGTCTAGGTTTTTTGGTGTGGAGTGCAGATAAGCTGGTCTACGGTGCCGCTGCTCTTGCTCGCAACTTCGGTATTTCACCACTAGTTATCGGTATGACAATCTTAGCAATGGGCTCTTCAGCTCCTGAAATGATGGTTTCAGCAACAGCGGCTCTTGATGGTAAAACAGATACGGCGGTAGGTAACGTATTAGGCTCAAACATCGCTAACATCGCGCTGATTTTAGGTATAACAGCCCTTATCAAACCATTATCGATTAGCTCTGGTGTGATTCGTCGTGAACTACCTTTAATGATAGGTGTCACTCTATTAGCGGGCGCACTGCTTTGGGATAATCACTTAGGTTTCTATGAAGGTGTGTTGTTGTTTGTTCTTTTTGCCGCTTTCTTATTTGCGATGCTGCAAATCAGCCGTAGTGAGAAAAAGAACGGTGATGCCTTTCTTGACGAACAAGAATCTGAAGTTCCTGAAGGCGTGAGCAACCCCAAAGCCGCAATGTGGGTGGTGGTTGGTCTGATTATTCTACCTCTAGCGGCCAACATGTTGGTTGATAACGCGGTTGTTATCGCGAAGTTCTTTGGTATGAGCGACCTTGTGATTGGTTTAACCATTATTGCCGTTGGTACAAGTTTACCTGAACTTGCAGCATCACTAGCCGGTGTTATGAAAGGTGAAGATGATATGGCTGTGGGTAATATCATTGGCTCAAACGTATTCAACATCCTTGCCGTGATGGGTATCCCAGGCATCCTAAACCCTTCAATCTTGAGCGAGTTTGCAATGGGTCGTGACTTCTGGGTAATGCTCGGCGTATCGTTACTCCTTGTTATCATGGCACTAGGAAAATCTCGTAGCGTGAATCGTATCGAAGGCGGCGTGTTAATTGTGACGTTTGTGGCATATCAAAGTTACCTACTAATGAACATGTCAGCTTAA
- the kdsD gene encoding arabinose-5-phosphate isomerase KdsD, protein MSQPFDYCSVAKQVLETEVAGLTQLDQYFNDDFSKACDLILNNKGKVVVMGMGKSGHIGNKIAATLASTGTSAFFVHPGEAAHGDLGMIEPGDIVIAISNSGESGEILSLFPVLKRLNIKIISMTGKPASNMATLSDIHLQISVPEEACPLGLAPTTSTTATLVMGDALAVALLQARGFTAQDFALSHPGGALGRQLLLKLDDIMHTGDALPIVAPDALVRDALLEISQKGLGMTAIVDEDGQMAGIFTDGDLRRILDKRIDIHNTQIGDVMTLNPTVAEPNMLAVEGLNLMQAKSINGLMLCDNGKLVGALNMHDLLKAGVM, encoded by the coding sequence ATGTCTCAGCCATTTGATTATTGCAGCGTTGCAAAACAAGTTTTGGAAACTGAAGTTGCAGGTCTCACGCAATTAGACCAATATTTTAATGATGATTTTAGCAAAGCTTGCGACCTAATCCTGAACAACAAAGGCAAAGTCGTAGTGATGGGCATGGGTAAATCAGGCCACATTGGTAACAAAATAGCAGCTACACTGGCAAGTACTGGTACATCGGCTTTCTTTGTACACCCAGGTGAAGCGGCGCATGGTGATTTGGGCATGATCGAACCTGGCGATATTGTGATTGCAATATCCAACTCAGGTGAATCAGGAGAAATCCTCAGCCTATTCCCAGTATTAAAGCGTTTGAACATCAAGATTATCAGCATGACTGGCAAGCCAGCATCAAACATGGCGACTTTATCTGATATTCATTTACAGATTTCAGTACCCGAAGAAGCGTGTCCCCTTGGTTTAGCACCAACAACCAGCACTACCGCTACTTTAGTTATGGGTGATGCATTAGCCGTTGCACTTTTACAGGCAAGAGGTTTTACCGCTCAAGATTTTGCACTGTCTCATCCTGGTGGTGCTTTAGGGCGTCAACTTCTGCTGAAACTAGACGACATCATGCACACCGGCGATGCACTCCCAATTGTTGCTCCAGATGCACTAGTTCGAGATGCCCTGTTAGAGATATCTCAAAAAGGCTTGGGTATGACGGCAATCGTCGATGAAGATGGCCAAATGGCCGGCATTTTTACCGATGGGGATTTACGCCGTATCTTAGATAAACGTATTGATATTCATAACACGCAGATCGGCGATGTGATGACACTGAACCCAACGGTAGCAGAACCAAATATGCTCGCAGTTGAGGGCTTAAATTTGATGCAAGCTAAGAGCATCAATGGCCTTATGTTGTGTGATAATGGAAAATTAGTAGGCGCTTTAAATATGCATGACTTACTGAAAGCAGGAGTAATGTAA
- the kdsC gene encoding 3-deoxy-manno-octulosonate-8-phosphatase KdsC, which yields MSQAIETLYGTVDSRVFAIAKDIKLLICDVDGVFSDGRIYMGNNGEELKTFHTRDGYGIKSLMNAGVEIAIITGRKSQIVENRMTALGIKLIYQGQDDKVKAYQDICDKLSVNPENTGYIGDDLIDWPVMEKVGLKVCVADGHPLLAQRANYVTTINGGYGAVREVCDLILQARNELDVHKGLSI from the coding sequence ATGTCACAGGCAATTGAAACCCTTTACGGCACAGTGGATTCACGTGTATTTGCGATAGCAAAAGATATCAAACTGCTGATTTGCGATGTCGATGGCGTATTCTCTGATGGCCGCATCTACATGGGTAACAACGGTGAAGAGCTAAAAACTTTCCATACGCGCGACGGTTACGGCATTAAATCGTTGATGAACGCGGGCGTTGAAATCGCAATCATCACTGGCCGTAAATCTCAAATTGTTGAGAATCGAATGACCGCTCTCGGTATTAAGCTAATTTATCAAGGTCAGGATGATAAAGTTAAGGCCTACCAAGATATTTGCGATAAGCTTTCCGTTAATCCTGAAAACACAGGTTATATCGGAGACGATTTAATCGACTGGCCTGTAATGGAAAAGGTTGGCTTGAAGGTATGTGTGGCAGACGGTCACCCATTACTTGCACAAAGAGCAAACTACGTAACAACCATTAACGGCGGTTACGGTGCAGTACGTGAAGTCTGCGACCTTATTTTACAAGCAAGAAACGAACTCGACGTGCACAAAGGTTTAAGCATATGA
- the lptC gene encoding LPS export ABC transporter periplasmic protein LptC, with product MSFNRIIYLILIFIASWSAYYLYDKEQTSTIQVDPNLELPAFSGKNLDNISYGESGIRSYRVESTHLEHYSVVGDTHFQAPTLSVFREGHTIEWRVTAERAIMDENQVITFYDNVVAKNLLPDASFDTMTTDKMVVELTSRDFYSDTPVHMIGTFFENEGQAMKGNFGTNNATLFNSVQGRYETLTP from the coding sequence ATGAGTTTTAATCGTATTATCTACTTAATACTCATCTTTATTGCCTCTTGGTCGGCCTATTACTTGTACGACAAAGAGCAAACTTCAACGATACAAGTAGATCCAAACTTGGAACTGCCTGCGTTTAGTGGCAAGAATCTTGATAACATTAGCTATGGCGAAAGCGGTATTCGTAGCTACCGAGTTGAATCAACTCATCTAGAGCACTACTCCGTCGTTGGCGATACGCACTTTCAAGCCCCTACTCTTTCAGTATTCCGTGAAGGGCATACGATAGAATGGCGAGTGACCGCTGAGCGCGCAATTATGGATGAAAATCAAGTCATCACTTTTTATGACAACGTTGTGGCGAAGAACCTGTTGCCAGATGCTAGTTTCGATACAATGACCACAGATAAAATGGTTGTTGAACTGACTAGCCGAGATTTTTATTCAGACACTCCGGTCCATATGATCGGTACATTTTTTGAAAATGAGGGGCAAGCAATGAAAGGGAACTTCGGTACCAACAATGCGACTCTCTTTAATTCTGTTCAAGGTAGATATGAAACTCTCACACCTTAG
- the lptA gene encoding lipopolysaccharide transport periplasmic protein LptA codes for MKLSHLSLFALTLAASNVYALSSDSEQPVYIDSDSQQLDMKSNQVTFLGDVNLKQGSININADKVIVTRNAVNGEIEEIQGFGKPATFSQLTDDGKTLYGEADDLHYQLIADKLIMTKNAMLSQDGSIIRGSKITYQITSQKLVADSDSSERVSTVLQPAEVNK; via the coding sequence ATGAAACTCTCACACCTTAGTTTATTCGCTTTGACCCTTGCGGCGTCTAATGTCTATGCTCTATCTTCGGATAGCGAGCAGCCTGTCTATATTGATTCAGACAGTCAGCAATTAGATATGAAAAGCAATCAAGTAACCTTTCTTGGCGATGTGAACCTTAAACAAGGTAGCATCAATATCAATGCCGATAAGGTCATTGTTACACGTAATGCCGTCAACGGTGAAATTGAAGAAATACAAGGTTTCGGAAAGCCAGCAACCTTTTCTCAACTTACTGACGATGGGAAAACACTCTATGGTGAAGCTGACGATTTACATTACCAGCTGATTGCCGATAAATTGATCATGACTAAGAATGCGATGCTATCTCAAGATGGCAGTATCATTCGCGGCTCTAAGATTACCTATCAGATCACCTCTCAGAAATTGGTTGCCGATAGTGATAGCAGTGAGCGTGTATCAACGGTTTTACAACCAGCGGAAGTGAATAAGTAA
- the lptB gene encoding LPS export ABC transporter ATP-binding protein: protein MAVLTAKNLAKTYGKRKVVTDVSLQVESGQIVGLLGPNGAGKTTSFYMIVGLVARDEGTISIDDRDISILPMHSRSRLGIGYLPQEASIFRKLSVEDNIMAVLQTRDEMTNAQRQDKLEDLLEEFHIQHIRTSNGMALSGGERRRVEIARALAANPQFILLDEPFAGVDPISVIDIKKIIVHLRDRGLGVLITDHNVRETLDVCEKAYIVSQGHLIAEGTPEDVLNNEQVKQVYLGEQFRL, encoded by the coding sequence ATGGCAGTCCTTACAGCAAAGAACTTAGCGAAAACCTACGGCAAACGTAAAGTTGTGACTGACGTAAGCTTGCAAGTAGAGTCAGGTCAGATCGTCGGGCTACTTGGCCCAAACGGTGCAGGTAAAACTACCTCTTTCTATATGATAGTAGGTCTGGTTGCGCGTGATGAAGGTACTATCAGTATTGACGACCGAGACATCAGTATCTTACCAATGCACAGTCGTTCTCGTCTTGGTATCGGCTACCTACCTCAAGAAGCATCGATTTTTCGTAAATTGTCAGTTGAAGACAACATTATGGCTGTTTTGCAAACGCGCGATGAGATGACTAACGCGCAACGCCAAGATAAGCTGGAAGATCTTCTCGAAGAGTTTCACATCCAACATATTCGAACGAGTAATGGTATGGCTTTGTCAGGTGGTGAGCGTCGCCGTGTTGAGATTGCTCGCGCACTAGCAGCAAACCCTCAGTTCATTCTTCTGGACGAACCTTTTGCCGGTGTTGACCCTATATCGGTTATCGATATCAAAAAAATCATTGTTCACTTACGCGATCGCGGCTTAGGCGTTTTGATTACCGACCACAACGTTCGTGAAACATTAGACGTGTGTGAAAAAGCTTACATCGTAAGTCAAGGGCATCTAATAGCTGAGGGAACTCCTGAAGATGTTCTCAATAACGAACAAGTTAAACAAGTTTATCTAGGCGAACAATTCCGTCTATGA
- a CDS encoding RNA polymerase factor sigma-54 → MKPSLQLKLGQQLAMTPQLQQAIRLLQLSTLDLQQEIQEALESNPLLDVEDGNEDTPTSEEKPSSDEKETVETVETVEQDLPDSSDLIEKSEIGNELEIDTTWEDVYSANTGNTGIVIDDDMPVYQGETTQSLYDYLLWQLDLTPFTETDRSIAFALIDAIDDRGYLTVSCEDILENFDNEEIELDEIEAVRKRIQQFDPLGVGSVNLQDCLLLQLATFPQDTPWLNEAKLVLTSHIDQLGNRDYKLVIKETKLKEAELREVLQLIQQLDPRPGSKITPDETEYVVPDVSVFKELGKWLVTINPDSVPKLKVNQQYAALSSKGSSADNQFIRSNLQEAKWLIKSLESRNETLLKVARCIVEHQRGFFEHGAEAMKPMVLNDVALAVDMHESTISRVTTQKFMHTPRGIFELKYFFSSHVSTDNGGECSSTAIRALIKKLVAAENTAKPLSDSKIAALLADQGIQVARRTIAKYRESLGIAPSSQRKRLL, encoded by the coding sequence ATGAAACCCTCATTACAACTTAAGCTAGGCCAACAGTTAGCAATGACTCCTCAATTGCAACAAGCGATTCGTTTGTTGCAATTGTCTACTTTGGATTTGCAACAAGAGATTCAAGAAGCACTTGAATCGAACCCACTACTCGATGTCGAAGACGGCAATGAAGATACGCCAACATCGGAAGAAAAACCTAGCAGTGACGAGAAAGAAACAGTTGAAACAGTTGAAACAGTTGAACAAGACTTACCTGATAGCTCCGATTTGATCGAAAAATCAGAGATTGGCAACGAACTAGAAATCGATACAACTTGGGAAGATGTTTACAGCGCAAACACAGGTAACACTGGCATTGTGATTGATGACGACATGCCCGTTTATCAAGGCGAAACCACACAAAGTCTATACGATTACCTGCTCTGGCAACTCGATTTAACACCATTTACTGAAACTGACCGCAGCATAGCTTTTGCGCTAATTGATGCTATCGATGACCGCGGTTACCTTACCGTATCTTGTGAAGACATCCTTGAGAACTTCGACAACGAAGAGATCGAGCTTGATGAAATTGAAGCCGTTCGTAAACGAATTCAGCAGTTTGATCCGCTAGGTGTCGGTTCTGTGAATCTGCAAGATTGCTTGTTACTGCAATTGGCGACCTTCCCACAAGATACCCCTTGGCTTAACGAAGCTAAGTTAGTACTTACTAGCCATATCGACCAACTCGGCAATCGCGATTACAAACTGGTTATCAAAGAGACCAAGTTGAAAGAAGCGGAACTACGCGAAGTTTTGCAATTAATCCAACAGCTGGACCCTCGCCCTGGCAGTAAGATCACGCCAGACGAAACCGAGTATGTGGTTCCTGACGTGTCCGTCTTCAAAGAGCTTGGGAAATGGTTGGTCACCATCAATCCAGATAGCGTGCCAAAACTAAAAGTGAATCAACAATACGCTGCCCTTAGTAGCAAAGGCAGTAGTGCTGACAACCAATTTATCCGCTCAAATTTGCAAGAAGCAAAATGGCTAATTAAAAGTCTAGAGAGCCGAAATGAAACGCTACTAAAAGTCGCTCGGTGTATTGTTGAACATCAACGCGGTTTCTTCGAACATGGCGCAGAAGCCATGAAGCCGATGGTACTGAATGATGTGGCTTTAGCTGTTGATATGCACGAATCCACGATCTCTCGTGTGACGACTCAAAAATTCATGCACACACCGCGTGGCATCTTCGAACTCAAGTACTTTTTCTCAAGCCATGTCAGCACTGACAATGGCGGTGAATGTTCATCTACAGCAATTCGCGCACTCATTAAGAAGCTTGTCGCAGCGGAAAATACCGCAAAGCCTCTAAGTGATAGTAAGATTGCTGCTTTACTGGCTGACCAAGGAATTCAGGTAGCTAGACGTACCATAGCGAAATACCGTGAATCTCTGGGCATTGCCCCATCGAGTCAGCGTAAACGCCTGCTATAA
- the hpf gene encoding ribosome hibernation promoting factor gives MQINIQGHHVDLTDSMQDYVHTKFDKLERFFDHINSVQVVLKVEKINQIAEATLHINQGEIHATATDESMYAAIDSLVDKLVRQLNKHKEKLSSH, from the coding sequence ATGCAAATCAATATTCAAGGCCATCACGTTGATCTTACCGATTCAATGCAAGACTATGTTCACACCAAATTCGACAAACTTGAGCGCTTCTTTGATCATATCAATAGTGTTCAAGTTGTTTTAAAAGTTGAGAAAATCAATCAAATCGCAGAAGCTACCCTGCATATAAATCAAGGGGAAATTCATGCGACAGCAACAGATGAAAGCATGTATGCCGCTATTGATTCATTGGTTGATAAACTGGTTCGCCAACTCAACAAGCACAAAGAAAAACTAAGTAGTCACTAA
- the ptsN gene encoding PTS IIA-like nitrogen regulatory protein PtsN, producing the protein MQLSEVLSLDCTKSAVQCTSKKRALELISQIAAESCGQDSTELFECMLSREKMGSTGIGNGIAIPHARMNVSDKAIAVLIQCQDPIEFDAIDNRPVDLLFALLVPSEQCKEHLKTLSCMAERLNDKQTLKQLRNAQSDQELYDIMIQVPTCE; encoded by the coding sequence ATGCAATTAAGCGAAGTACTTTCATTGGACTGCACTAAAAGTGCAGTCCAATGCACAAGCAAAAAAAGAGCCCTTGAACTGATCAGTCAAATCGCAGCAGAAAGCTGCGGTCAAGATTCAACAGAACTGTTTGAGTGCATGCTGAGCCGTGAAAAAATGGGCAGTACAGGTATAGGTAACGGTATCGCGATTCCCCATGCACGCATGAACGTCAGTGATAAAGCGATTGCTGTATTAATACAATGCCAAGATCCCATCGAATTTGATGCGATTGATAATCGTCCTGTCGACCTACTGTTTGCCCTACTTGTTCCAAGTGAACAGTGCAAGGAGCATCTAAAAACCCTTTCTTGTATGGCAGAGCGACTTAACGACAAGCAGACTCTTAAACAGTTGCGTAATGCTCAAAGCGATCAAGAGCTTTACGACATCATGATTCAAGTGCCAACTTGCGAGTAA
- the rapZ gene encoding RNase adapter RapZ has translation MRLIVVSGQSGAGKSVALRVLEDLGYYCVDNLPVNLLNDFVESVREINQNVAVSIDIRNLPKEPQLVTETLDQLEAATDIDLNVLFLDASKRTLLKRYSETRRIHPLSIGQEKLSLEQAIDLEKTLLTPLVEQASIVIDSSDCNLYELSEQVRFKVEGKEKQELIIVFQSFGFKFGLPSDADYVFDVRFLPNPHWEPALRPLTGLDAPIHSFLEKHSEVLELKQQIQGFVEQWLPMLEKNNRSYLTVAIGCTGGKHRSVYLTQKIGEYFEQLGHQVQIRHASLEKHQQG, from the coding sequence ATGCGATTAATCGTTGTTAGTGGCCAATCAGGAGCCGGGAAAAGTGTTGCGCTACGAGTCCTTGAAGACTTGGGGTATTACTGTGTTGATAACCTACCAGTAAACCTGCTCAACGACTTCGTCGAATCGGTACGCGAGATCAATCAAAACGTCGCTGTTAGCATTGATATTCGTAACCTACCTAAAGAGCCTCAGTTAGTTACAGAAACGCTAGACCAACTAGAAGCCGCCACAGATATTGACCTAAACGTCTTATTTCTAGATGCGAGTAAACGGACGCTACTCAAGCGCTACAGCGAAACACGCAGAATTCATCCTTTATCAATCGGCCAAGAAAAACTCTCTCTTGAACAAGCTATTGATTTAGAAAAAACACTTCTAACTCCTCTGGTAGAGCAAGCCAGCATTGTGATTGATAGCAGTGATTGTAACCTCTACGAATTGAGTGAACAGGTTCGTTTCAAAGTTGAGGGCAAAGAAAAACAAGAACTCATTATCGTTTTTCAATCTTTCGGCTTTAAGTTCGGCTTACCAAGTGATGCCGATTATGTGTTTGATGTTCGTTTCTTGCCGAACCCTCACTGGGAACCGGCTCTTCGACCATTGACAGGGCTTGATGCACCTATCCATTCTTTTCTAGAAAAACACTCTGAAGTGCTTGAACTAAAACAACAAATTCAAGGCTTTGTTGAGCAGTGGTTACCCATGTTAGAGAAAAATAATCGCAGTTACCTAACGGTCGCGATTGGTTGCACTGGCGGCAAACACCGCTCGGTTTATCTAACTCAGAAAATTGGTGAATACTTCGAACAACTCGGTCATCAAGTTCAAATCAGACATGCCTCCCTAGAGAAGCACCAACAGGGCTAA
- a CDS encoding HPr family phosphocarrier protein, with translation MELTRTVLIQNRLGLHARAAVKLVELAQSFDATITIHSEEDKIATADSVMGLLMLESAQGQHITIQATGTDSQQALDAVCHLIEDKFDEGE, from the coding sequence ATGGAATTAACTCGAACTGTACTGATCCAAAATCGCTTGGGTCTTCACGCTAGAGCAGCCGTAAAATTGGTTGAGCTTGCCCAAAGTTTTGATGCAACTATCACTATCCATAGCGAAGAAGATAAAATCGCAACTGCAGACAGTGTGATGGGTCTGCTTATGCTGGAATCAGCGCAAGGGCAACACATCACGATCCAAGCTACAGGCACCGATTCACAACAAGCACTTGATGCTGTTTGCCACCTTATTGAAGATAAGTTTGATGAGGGTGAGTAG